The segment CGATTCCAATCTCTATGCTCAGTAAAAAGTGAGATAACGCTGCACACAACGTTCAAACCTTCTTTATCAAGGTGTTCGCAGAATCTGCAAATTCTCCAGCCACTTAGTCTTCTTTCTTCTAAGCTATATCCTAAATTATCTCCAACGATATGTCGAATAGTGTCGCCATCTAAGAAAACGGTGTTTTTCTGAGTTTTTTTCAATCGATTTGCTAGCGCTTCTCCAATAGTAGTTTTCCCCGCACCTGATAAACCAATGAGCCAGATAACCATATATTCCTCATAGATGTTAAAATAGTTTATTATCATATAATATTTGTAAAAAGTAATAAAATTTTGCTAAAGGAGAGTAGAGTGGAAAATCTAGATAAAATTAAAGAACACTTTAATGATAAGAAGAGGATTCAGTGCGATATCAACAGTTATCATCTAGATAAATCTCCGGATTATCAAAATTTTGATCCCTATGAAAAGCCCAGAGAAGATTTTATATTTTCTTTAATTTTAGAACATTATAAATCGGGAAGTGTGTTAGATGTGGGCTGTGGTGTTGGTAATTTGGTTAAAGAACTAAAATCAAAAAAAATGGATGCCTATGGTATTGATCTGTCTAGTGAAATGATTGGCACGGCCAAAAAAATTCTAGAAAAAGCGAATCATGATCCACGTTGTGTGCAATATGCTGACATTTTTAAATATGAATCAGATAAGAGATTTAGTTTGGTTATTGCCAATGGTGTAATATGGTACTACCAAAATAAATTAGACTTTCTTGCACAAATTAATCGTCTTACAGCTGAAGATAGCACAATTATTATTGTTCATCGCAATGATCTTTTTAATATTTTTGCCATGAATGAAGGTACGATACATTTTATGATAGATCGTTTGTATGCAGAGCGTTCAGAGACAGATAAGAAAAAACTCAAAGCAGATGTATTAGAAACATATCCAAATATGGCTTCAGCGATAAGTATTAATAGCAATTTGCGAAAGGATTTTGATAATCCTCTTACGATATCAGAATTGTATCGACAAGCTGGTTTTGAAATAACTTCTATTAATTATACTTATATTCATCCTTTTCCACCAAAATTCATGGAGAAAAATTTAGAGATTAATTATGCGCAATTACAGGAAAAATATGGCAAGCAATGGCAAGGCATGTTTTTAGGCTCACAATTTATTGTAGTTGCGAAGAAATGTTTTCAGAAAACATCTTAAGTGTAAATTTATAATAAAGAAGCCATTCGAGAGATAAGCGGTGATATCTTTTCAATGACAGTGCTTGGAGTATGCATTTTTACTTTATTATTGTCGTTATATTCAATCACCGCACTATATTCTTCATTTTTAATTTGAGGATATTGGTTTGATACAAGCAGTTTTAGTTCATCATTCCGTTGTTCGCCCGTAAACATATACCATATTGCCTTTTTCAAAAAATTTTTGATGGCTGTCGTCTCAGCATCAAAATCTTGCACTTTATGGTCGTAGTTGATATCTAGAATGTTCTTATGTTTTATAAGTACTGTTTCTATATCTTTTGCCCTTGCAGGCATTTTAAATTTTGGTAAGGTTGTAAAATCACAGTTAGGATCCATGTCACTGATATCAACAGTTGAACCAAGTCGAACAAGATTGAACCAACGGAATGCGTACATGATTCTAGTTATAGAACATTGAGGAGCATTTAAATATAATTGAACTTTTTTGAAATAATCTTCTTTAGTATTAGCCCAAAGAATAACATCATCCTTGGGGTAAGGGCAGTGTTGGAAAGCAGCAAGCACAGGCGCACCAAACCGCGCCATTTCAATACCAACTGATGTCCAACTGATAAGTATTAGATGGGCAAGCTCTGCTAAATCATAGCTTGAGATAGTGTCACTTGGCCAAATAAACTTTACTTGTCCTGAGACATGAGAAAATGCAGATTGAAGTTGTAGCAAATGCTTAGAAGGTTTATTTTTAAAACCATCACTTCCTTCTCGCGGATGAATGCGCACAACCAATTGTATGTCTTTATGTTTCTCTGTGTATGCTATAAGTTCGTTTATCCATTCAATCTGATCAGTGAAAGGATTATCCATTGGTAATGAAGGCACGTTAAGGCCAGCATATTGGAAGATAGTGGCTTGTGCTTCATCTAAGCTACTTGTAAAAGCAACAAGTAATTTTTTTGTAGGGTCAATATTGAGTTCTGAATAAAGTCGATTAGAGGTCGTTGATTTAAGTGGGGAATATATAGTAAAACCACCTTTAGAGATTCTATTGAGCAAGTCATCTCCAATATTCTTGACTTCTTCTGTTGTCAATGCAATATTTTTTCGTTTATTCCATTGAGCGAGCTTATCAAATTGATATCTTGTGGAAAGTGCGCCACCAAAAATTATTTTATTTCGTCTCACATTATTAATAAGCGCATGAGAAATATTTGTGATTGGGATAGTAGATTTTTGTGCTGATGCTATGATGCCTAATACATTTCCATAATCGCCAAAGTAAATAACACGGTTAATTTTTGCTCTAGTTTTTAATGCTTCGAATGCCAAATAATTAGTAATACTTCCTAGAATATGGGCTTTTGTATGTTGAATTTCTTCAGGAGATAATTGCGTGTCATAGAGTTTTCTTATTCTGAATACTTCACCAAAT is part of the Candidatus Berkiella cookevillensis genome and harbors:
- a CDS encoding adenylyl-sulfate kinase; amino-acid sequence: MVIWLIGLSGAGKTTIGEALANRLKKTQKNTVFLDGDTIRHIVGDNLGYSLEERRLSGWRICRFCEHLDKEGLNVVCSVISLFTEHRDWNRKNYSAYFEVYIKVPLPELYQRNQKGIYSGFLEKKISNVAGLDLPFEEPEADLIIENKAPFVSPDIHAETILNLL
- a CDS encoding methyltransferase domain-containing protein, with translation MENLDKIKEHFNDKKRIQCDINSYHLDKSPDYQNFDPYEKPREDFIFSLILEHYKSGSVLDVGCGVGNLVKELKSKKMDAYGIDLSSEMIGTAKKILEKANHDPRCVQYADIFKYESDKRFSLVIANGVIWYYQNKLDFLAQINRLTAEDSTIIIVHRNDLFNIFAMNEGTIHFMIDRLYAERSETDKKKLKADVLETYPNMASAISINSNLRKDFDNPLTISELYRQAGFEITSINYTYIHPFPPKFMEKNLEINYAQLQEKYGKQWQGMFLGSQFIVVAKKCFQKTS